A single region of the Latilactobacillus curvatus JCM 1096 = DSM 20019 genome encodes:
- a CDS encoding DMT family transporter, with the protein MNNRTQPQNIAKGMFWATMASALWGVSGTILEFISQGQKIPATWFLSVRTLGAGLILLLIGAIKFKQDIFSIFKSKRLTAWLIAYALFGIMGNQYTFFMSIQTGNAAAATILQYLSPLFIVIGTLAFLRKWPNRIDIISFGIALIGVFLSITKGNIHTLTIPFNSLIWGILSGVTAAFYVVLPRPIVNEKSPILVLGWGMFISGLLFNIHRPFWQAPPRLNASGIIAILAVILIGTVFAYLCLLHSLNFAPSTVISIVDAVQPVITFILSIIFFHARFSWVEMSGAILVILAIYILQRYQETENDALA; encoded by the coding sequence ATGAACAATCGAACTCAACCGCAAAACATCGCCAAAGGCATGTTTTGGGCGACTATGGCGTCCGCACTCTGGGGCGTTTCAGGTACTATTTTGGAATTCATCTCGCAAGGACAAAAGATCCCTGCAACTTGGTTCCTATCCGTTAGAACGCTTGGCGCTGGTTTAATTTTATTACTTATCGGGGCAATTAAGTTCAAACAAGATATCTTCTCCATTTTTAAATCAAAACGATTAACGGCTTGGCTAATCGCTTACGCCCTTTTCGGTATCATGGGTAATCAATATACTTTCTTCATGAGTATCCAAACGGGGAATGCAGCAGCGGCGACTATTTTACAATATCTAAGTCCTCTGTTTATCGTTATTGGAACCCTCGCTTTCTTACGTAAGTGGCCAAATCGAATTGATATTATCTCATTCGGAATTGCTTTAATTGGCGTTTTCCTTTCTATTACGAAAGGCAATATCCATACTTTAACAATTCCTTTTAATTCATTAATCTGGGGAATCTTATCCGGTGTAACAGCTGCTTTCTACGTTGTGCTACCAAGACCAATCGTTAATGAAAAATCACCAATTCTCGTTTTAGGTTGGGGCATGTTCATCAGTGGTTTACTCTTCAATATCCACCGACCATTCTGGCAAGCACCGCCGCGTTTAAATGCTTCCGGTATTATCGCAATTTTAGCCGTTATTTTGATTGGAACTGTATTCGCATATCTTTGCTTGTTACACAGTTTAAACTTTGCACCATCAACCGTAATCAGTATCGTTGATGCCGTACAACCTGTAATTACATTTATTCTAAGTATCATCTTCTTCCATGCCCGCTTTAGTTGGGTAGAAATGAGTGGTGCAATTCTAGTTATCCTAGCAATCTACATCTTGCAACGTTATCAGGAAACAGAAAATGACGCCTTAGCATAG
- a CDS encoding DUF1697 domain-containing protein: MQYIALLRGINVGGKRPVKMSVLKTAYEAAGFTNVQTYINSGNVLFEAPETGLTTLAATCDQIMVETFGFSVNIAVVTADQLIQAVADAPTWWGNMPDVKHNLIVAIAPKTGAELSVHVGAIKPAYEKVAVNGPFIFWSAPVKTFGRTRWSTVAKGDLYQWLTIRNANTARKLVALAQALREA, encoded by the coding sequence ATGCAATACATTGCGTTATTACGGGGAATTAATGTGGGTGGTAAACGGCCAGTTAAAATGAGCGTGCTTAAAACTGCGTATGAAGCGGCTGGGTTCACCAATGTGCAAACATACATCAATAGTGGCAACGTGTTATTTGAAGCCCCAGAAACAGGCTTAACAACCTTAGCGGCAACTTGTGATCAGATTATGGTGGAGACCTTTGGCTTTTCTGTGAATATCGCCGTGGTCACAGCTGACCAGTTGATTCAAGCTGTTGCGGACGCACCAACTTGGTGGGGCAATATGCCAGATGTGAAACATAATTTAATCGTGGCGATTGCGCCTAAAACGGGGGCGGAATTGAGTGTACATGTAGGGGCAATTAAGCCAGCGTATGAAAAAGTTGCCGTGAATGGTCCGTTTATTTTCTGGAGTGCACCCGTGAAAACATTCGGTCGGACGCGGTGGTCGACTGTTGCTAAAGGGGACCTATACCAGTGGCTGACAATTCGGAATGCCAACACCGCTCGTAAATTAGTGGCACTCGCACAGGCACTACGGGAAGCATGA
- a CDS encoding YitT family protein — protein MRLSNLKQTIIQMGLILIALEIIAIGIQLFFAPHEVAAGGATGVGILLEELMGWKISTVVFVINIGMLILAYFLLDKKTTLRILFGSFMLPVCLALTPQMMVVEDKLLAIIIGSVVYAAGIALLYRIDASSGGSTVPPLIFKKYFNIKPALSLLVVDLLVCFANVFVSGFETFMLATCSSILTLITMNYIETGLNRKKVLYVMSNDQLPEIKAHLIEESDVGVTIFDVTGGYSNDNKQMLMLVVENQAYQHIINRIHEVDPLAFTIVANVAEVRGGSL, from the coding sequence ATGCGCTTATCCAATTTGAAACAGACGATTATCCAGATGGGGTTGATCTTGATTGCTCTCGAAATTATTGCGATTGGGATTCAACTCTTCTTTGCCCCCCATGAAGTAGCAGCCGGTGGGGCAACCGGTGTGGGGATCTTATTAGAAGAATTGATGGGGTGGAAGATATCAACAGTGGTGTTTGTGATTAACATCGGCATGCTGATACTTGCTTACTTCTTACTTGATAAGAAAACCACGTTAAGAATTCTCTTTGGTAGTTTTATGCTACCAGTTTGTTTAGCTTTAACGCCCCAAATGATGGTGGTGGAAGACAAACTATTAGCAATTATTATCGGGAGTGTTGTTTACGCTGCCGGAATTGCCTTGTTATATCGAATTGATGCCTCGAGTGGTGGCTCAACAGTGCCACCGTTAATTTTCAAAAAATATTTCAATATCAAACCGGCATTGAGTTTGCTGGTAGTTGATTTACTAGTCTGCTTTGCGAATGTGTTCGTCTCTGGTTTTGAGACGTTCATGCTGGCAACTTGTTCATCAATTCTGACGTTGATTACGATGAACTATATTGAGACCGGGTTGAACCGGAAAAAGGTCCTCTATGTCATGAGTAACGACCAATTACCTGAAATTAAAGCCCATTTAATCGAAGAATCTGATGTGGGCGTGACGATTTTTGATGTTACTGGGGGCTATTCTAATGACAATAAGCAGATGTTGATGCTCGTTGTTGAAAATCAAGCCTATCAACACATTATTAATCGAATTCATGAAGTTGATCCTTTGGCATTTACGATTGTGGCTAACGTAGCCGAGGTACGCGGCGGTAGTTTATAA
- a CDS encoding MFS transporter, translated as MKTITAHSQHRLTSYQTKVVASTTAGFGLENMDVMFLSFTLSSIIADLHLSGTQAGLIATITNIGMLLGGVFFGVLADRVGRIKTFTYTIFIFAFATAAMSFAHTLPMIYLCRFLAGIGAGGEYGIGMTVLAESFPKKQLGRVSSFVGVAGQLGAIAAALLAAWVLPQFGWHALFLFGLLPVIITFFIRHHLVESTTFTSESDQPKGQISALFKTRELAYQTVALMIMAIVQIAGYFGLMNWLPTIMQQQMHLSVAGSSTWMLATIAGMSAGMLTFGWILDRIGPRFAFVLFLIASAAGVYILTFPNSMGALLFVGAIVGYFSNGMFAGYGAIVSRLYPSEVRATANNVIMNVGRCIGGFSSVIIGWLLDHYSVMTVMLFISTLYIISLIIMLTINNLKADRYFNHQ; from the coding sequence ATGAAAACTATTACGGCACACAGCCAACATCGATTAACAAGCTACCAGACTAAGGTGGTCGCCTCAACAACGGCCGGCTTCGGTCTCGAAAACATGGACGTTATGTTCTTGTCTTTCACCCTATCGTCCATCATTGCAGATTTACATCTCAGTGGAACACAGGCGGGATTAATCGCAACGATTACCAATATTGGAATGTTGTTAGGTGGCGTTTTTTTTGGCGTTTTAGCCGACCGCGTTGGACGGATTAAAACATTCACTTACACCATTTTTATCTTTGCTTTTGCGACAGCGGCTATGTCATTTGCCCACACCCTTCCCATGATTTATCTCTGTCGCTTCTTAGCTGGGATCGGTGCTGGTGGCGAATATGGGATTGGCATGACGGTCTTAGCCGAATCTTTCCCTAAGAAACAGCTCGGACGTGTTTCATCCTTCGTGGGTGTCGCAGGTCAACTTGGCGCTATTGCCGCGGCACTTCTAGCAGCGTGGGTCTTACCACAATTTGGTTGGCATGCACTATTTCTATTCGGCCTATTACCTGTTATCATTACTTTTTTTATCCGCCATCATCTAGTCGAAAGTACAACGTTCACTTCTGAATCAGATCAACCAAAAGGTCAGATTAGCGCTCTTTTTAAAACACGCGAACTAGCTTACCAAACAGTTGCGCTGATGATAATGGCAATCGTCCAAATCGCTGGTTACTTCGGTTTAATGAACTGGTTACCAACCATCATGCAACAACAAATGCACCTCAGTGTGGCTGGTTCATCAACTTGGATGTTAGCGACGATTGCCGGGATGTCAGCAGGCATGTTGACTTTCGGTTGGATTCTAGACCGAATTGGTCCACGGTTTGCTTTTGTCTTATTCCTGATTGCTTCAGCAGCAGGCGTTTACATCTTAACCTTCCCCAATAGCATGGGTGCTTTATTGTTCGTCGGTGCAATTGTCGGCTACTTCTCAAATGGTATGTTTGCAGGCTATGGCGCGATTGTCAGTCGCCTCTACCCATCCGAAGTCCGTGCAACCGCCAATAACGTGATTATGAACGTTGGCCGCTGTATCGGTGGATTTTCGAGCGTGATTATCGGTTGGTTACTTGATCATTATTCGGTGATGACCGTGATGCTCTTCATTTCAACACTCTATATCATCAGCTTGATTATCATGCTCACCATCAATAATTTAAAAGCTGATCGCTACTTTAATCATCAATAA
- a CDS encoding YfcC family protein, with translation MTDKKKHFTFPSAYTVILLVLLAVMILTYFMPAGKYASLQYNTTQENFTVVAPNGHESTAPGTQATLKKYHVNTDLAKFKDGSVYKPVAIPNTYQKLNQHKPNLFGAIKQFLNAPIQGLSETIDIITFVLILGGIVGVVNKTGAFAAGMAALSKRLKGKEAWLIVIVTSLIALGGTTFGLAEETIAFYPILVPIFMAAGYDALVAIAAIYLGSSIGTMASTVNPFSVVIASNTAGISFTDGMGLRLVMLILGTLICIFYTIRYAEKVKQDPSQSLIYNQKAELEKHFLGNSDVNEVPRFDFRKKLMLIIFAAGFVIMVFGVKEWGWLFNEISSLFLAITFILAFISGLSEKDFVSEFVAGASDLLGVALVIALARGVTIIMEQAQISDTLLYWLSSGVSHMSGVIFSTVMFFVFILLGFFIPSSSGLAVLSMPVMAPLADVVGVNRDVIISAYNWGQGIMSFITPTGLVLASLAMVHVTFDKWLKFVWPLMAIIGLLAIILLGVSVYL, from the coding sequence ATGACTGATAAGAAAAAACACTTTACTTTTCCGAGCGCCTACACAGTAATTCTACTTGTTTTACTGGCAGTGATGATCTTGACGTACTTTATGCCAGCCGGAAAATATGCGAGTTTACAATATAACACGACCCAGGAAAACTTCACTGTGGTCGCACCCAATGGGCATGAATCGACAGCACCTGGGACACAAGCAACACTGAAGAAATACCACGTTAATACGGATTTAGCGAAGTTTAAGGATGGGTCGGTGTATAAACCAGTTGCGATTCCAAATACATATCAAAAACTCAATCAGCATAAACCAAACTTATTTGGCGCGATTAAACAATTTCTGAATGCGCCCATTCAAGGGTTATCTGAAACAATCGATATTATCACATTTGTCTTAATTCTAGGTGGGATTGTGGGCGTTGTGAATAAGACCGGTGCATTTGCGGCCGGAATGGCGGCGCTATCGAAACGTTTGAAAGGTAAAGAAGCCTGGTTAATCGTGATTGTAACGAGCTTGATTGCCCTAGGCGGGACCACCTTTGGCTTGGCTGAAGAAACAATTGCTTTCTATCCAATTCTAGTGCCAATCTTTATGGCAGCTGGCTACGATGCGCTAGTCGCAATTGCGGCGATTTATCTAGGCAGTTCAATCGGGACAATGGCTTCAACGGTGAACCCATTTTCCGTCGTGATTGCTTCTAATACGGCTGGCATTAGCTTTACAGATGGTATGGGACTAAGGCTTGTAATGCTGATTCTAGGCACATTAATCTGTATTTTCTACACGATTCGGTATGCTGAAAAAGTAAAACAGGATCCAAGCCAATCGCTCATTTATAATCAAAAAGCAGAATTGGAAAAACATTTCCTGGGAAATAGTGATGTCAATGAAGTACCACGGTTTGATTTCCGGAAGAAATTGATGTTAATTATTTTTGCGGCCGGTTTTGTCATCATGGTCTTCGGCGTGAAGGAATGGGGTTGGCTATTTAATGAAATTTCCTCGTTATTCTTAGCGATTACGTTTATTTTGGCGTTTATTTCCGGATTATCGGAAAAAGATTTTGTTAGTGAATTCGTTGCAGGGGCTTCCGACCTGTTAGGTGTAGCCCTTGTGATTGCTTTAGCACGCGGCGTGACGATTATTATGGAACAGGCACAAATTAGTGATACGCTATTGTACTGGTTAAGTAGTGGCGTTTCCCATATGAGTGGTGTTATCTTCTCAACGGTGATGTTCTTCGTTTTCATTCTACTAGGATTCTTCATTCCGTCGAGTTCCGGTCTAGCGGTGCTATCAATGCCCGTCATGGCACCGTTGGCTGATGTAGTCGGTGTTAATCGTGACGTTATTATTAGTGCTTATAACTGGGGACAAGGCATTATGTCGTTTATCACACCAACTGGTTTGGTCTTGGCCTCGCTGGCAATGGTCCATGTAACGTTTGATAAGTGGTTAAAATTCGTTTGGCCATTAATGGCGATTATTGGTCTATTAGCAATTATTTTACTCGGTGTTAGTGTCTATCTTTAA
- the lepB gene encoding signal peptidase I, giving the protein MSAKAKEFWKSTIQIILLAAVMVGIAQLLLKFVIANEQIFGPSMQPNFTQYDRVIALRHTKLKRGDVVIVKAPDSPGEFYIKRIVGMPGETVRFNKDQLYINNKKVSEPYLNDYKKDPTTFLAGSNYFTLNPKTNKPNFDLKDVLGRSTVPAHHYFVMGDNRTVSKDSRYEEVGFVSDDSKTFNGIQGVVKLRYWPVTKFKVY; this is encoded by the coding sequence ATGTCAGCTAAAGCAAAAGAATTTTGGAAATCCACTATACAAATCATTTTATTAGCGGCCGTGATGGTCGGCATTGCGCAATTACTGCTCAAATTCGTCATTGCCAATGAACAAATTTTCGGGCCATCAATGCAACCCAACTTTACACAGTATGATCGGGTCATTGCACTACGCCATACGAAACTGAAACGCGGCGACGTCGTTATCGTCAAGGCCCCTGATTCACCAGGTGAATTCTACATTAAACGAATTGTCGGCATGCCCGGTGAAACTGTTCGCTTCAACAAGGATCAACTCTATATTAATAATAAAAAAGTCAGTGAGCCTTATTTAAATGACTATAAAAAAGATCCAACAACCTTCCTAGCCGGGTCAAACTACTTCACACTCAACCCAAAGACTAATAAGCCAAACTTTGATTTAAAGGACGTGCTTGGTCGTTCCACAGTCCCTGCCCACCACTACTTCGTCATGGGTGATAACCGGACTGTTTCAAAGGATAGCCGGTATGAAGAAGTAGGCTTTGTCAGTGATGATTCTAAAACCTTCAACGGGATTCAAGGCGTTGTCAAACTCCGCTACTGGCCAGTAACGAAATTTAAAGTTTACTAA
- a CDS encoding 2,3-bisphosphoglycerate-dependent phosphoglycerate mutase, which yields MANLVIVRHGESLANQLNTYTGWSDVPLTAAGRKQAQHVGRQIQATGIQFSHVHTSLLKRAILTSYIILDEIDQLAIPMTKSWRLNERHYGALRGLNKEKTRAIFGAHQVARWRRSYTAVPPLLTTFSQARRYRLVPPMSRPRGESLAQATQRLLPYWQDQVVPGLLAGQDQLIVAHGSTLRALIKVIEQISDRDIDGVEVENGEALYYRFDAQMVVIEKGRLAD from the coding sequence ATGGCGAATTTAGTAATTGTACGACATGGCGAGAGTTTAGCCAATCAATTAAATACTTACACTGGTTGGTCTGATGTGCCATTAACGGCTGCTGGGCGCAAACAAGCACAGCATGTGGGCCGACAAATTCAAGCAACCGGAATTCAATTCAGTCATGTGCATACTTCGTTATTGAAGCGTGCAATTTTGACGAGTTACATTATTCTGGATGAAATAGACCAATTGGCCATTCCAATGACGAAGAGTTGGCGATTAAATGAGCGCCATTATGGGGCATTGCGCGGGTTAAATAAGGAAAAGACGCGGGCTATTTTTGGTGCGCATCAAGTTGCCCGCTGGCGGCGTAGTTACACGGCGGTCCCACCTTTATTGACGACTTTTTCGCAGGCCCGTCGTTATCGACTAGTTCCACCGATGAGTCGGCCACGCGGGGAGAGTCTTGCACAGGCAACGCAACGGCTATTACCTTATTGGCAAGATCAAGTAGTACCAGGATTACTTGCAGGCCAGGACCAATTGATTGTAGCGCATGGTTCTACTTTGCGTGCGCTCATTAAGGTGATCGAACAGATTTCAGATCGCGATATTGATGGTGTGGAAGTTGAAAATGGTGAAGCACTGTATTATCGATTCGATGCTCAAATGGTAGTCATTGAGAAGGGACGATTAGCGGACTAA
- a CDS encoding serine hydrolase domain-containing protein, whose amino-acid sequence MVGLILLIIGGTIYHERQKYAVQTQQTQQKMKQLQQQLQATKLELAIQKAKSHEAGIDDRTINHLSAKEQQFVQQLLHDNSFSGTILIVRWNHVLFQGGRGYANFATKQLNSPQTTYQIASIQKSLTAALLMKQVQAGNIDLATPLSRYYPQIKEADQITLKMMVDMRSGLTELSAPEKELSDQARIQYALDHLAVKDIGQHNYSPVNYLLLAGILEQVTHKSYRELVGNQLIIPFKLTSFNFMPNETTGQQATAYGYQQDGYGTPVSEPSYVYMRELGTGNMYATTSSLFRTEQAIVQGKVFKKSLLKTLRSSTTGEYTGGVYNYKDYFTSHGVESGFESSLQMSQNGRSGIVLLSNQYKANPSIGLLTNQLYKQLITLNR is encoded by the coding sequence TTGGTAGGGCTCATCCTACTAATTATTGGCGGCACGATTTATCATGAACGGCAAAAATATGCCGTCCAAACTCAACAAACCCAACAAAAAATGAAACAACTTCAGCAACAATTACAGGCAACAAAACTTGAGTTAGCCATTCAAAAGGCAAAAAGTCATGAAGCCGGGATTGATGATCGAACCATCAATCATTTGAGTGCGAAGGAACAACAATTTGTACAGCAGTTGCTACATGATAACAGTTTTAGCGGGACCATTTTAATTGTGCGGTGGAATCATGTGTTATTTCAAGGTGGCCGGGGCTATGCAAATTTTGCGACTAAGCAACTGAATTCTCCACAGACGACGTATCAGATTGCATCGATTCAAAAGTCATTAACGGCTGCGTTATTGATGAAACAGGTGCAAGCCGGGAACATCGATTTAGCGACACCGTTAAGTCGGTATTACCCGCAGATTAAAGAGGCGGATCAAATTACGCTGAAGATGATGGTTGATATGCGTTCTGGACTGACTGAATTATCTGCACCAGAAAAAGAATTATCAGATCAAGCGCGGATTCAATATGCGCTTGATCATTTGGCTGTTAAAGATATTGGTCAGCATAATTATTCGCCAGTTAATTACCTTCTTTTGGCCGGGATTTTAGAACAAGTCACCCATAAGAGTTATCGAGAGTTAGTTGGAAATCAGTTGATAATACCGTTTAAATTAACATCGTTTAATTTTATGCCAAATGAAACGACCGGCCAACAAGCGACTGCTTATGGCTATCAACAAGACGGCTATGGCACGCCAGTTAGTGAACCAAGTTACGTATATATGCGTGAGTTAGGGACCGGAAATATGTATGCCACAACGAGTAGCCTCTTTCGAACTGAACAGGCGATTGTTCAAGGAAAAGTTTTTAAAAAATCGTTATTAAAAACGCTCCGCTCATCGACTACTGGTGAATATACGGGTGGTGTTTATAATTACAAAGATTATTTTACAAGCCACGGAGTCGAATCTGGATTCGAATCTAGCTTGCAGATGAGTCAGAATGGGCGTTCAGGAATTGTCTTATTATCGAATCAATATAAGGCCAATCCTTCAATCGGACTTCTAACGAATCAACTTTATAAGCAGTTAATTACGCTCAATCGTTAA
- a CDS encoding VanZ family protein codes for MRKILEYGLAGVVAYLISRYFVWHIVLPTLNSYPRLTRVMARFPATTLFLILFLTLTFWLGWVQWDRRQLSPIYGYLVYSVYLLLLFIVLFTKANVYHAVSLNPFDFIQKDHKTLLEAALNVVYFIPLGGLYHLKASFVETNIIAPLTILGIEILQFAFYLGTFALSDILLNWFGCLIGFGLWTLAQHHFTVQTKSS; via the coding sequence ATGCGCAAGATACTTGAATATGGTTTAGCCGGTGTGGTCGCCTACCTCATAAGTCGCTACTTCGTGTGGCACATTGTCTTACCAACACTCAACAGTTATCCACGCTTAACCCGGGTTATGGCCCGTTTTCCAGCAACGACGCTTTTTCTGATTCTATTTTTAACCCTTACATTTTGGTTGGGCTGGGTGCAATGGGACCGCCGACAACTATCGCCAATCTATGGTTATCTCGTCTACAGCGTCTATCTGCTCTTATTATTCATTGTCTTATTCACTAAAGCAAACGTCTATCATGCAGTTAGCTTGAACCCGTTCGATTTCATTCAAAAGGATCACAAAACACTGCTCGAAGCCGCACTGAATGTCGTTTACTTCATCCCATTAGGCGGTTTGTACCATTTGAAAGCCTCATTTGTTGAAACAAACATCATAGCACCCTTAACGATTCTAGGCATTGAGATTCTCCAATTCGCCTTTTATCTAGGGACTTTCGCACTCAGTGACATCCTCTTAAACTGGTTTGGCTGTTTAATTGGGTTTGGCCTTTGGACACTTGCACAACATCATTTTACAGTCCAAACAAAAAGCAGCTAG
- a CDS encoding MarR family winged helix-turn-helix transcriptional regulator, with the protein MTELSNELFQTFNKVIHHYRHYYGMQFSSDHRSVSQIRILKRLNIENGQMQGALAESLDIRPSSLTECLHKLESKHYINRRPDHHDRRITHVFITAAGRAVLKEALDGRNEFTETLFGSLTPDEQQALNELLNKLEDTLADTQHFDFMAEFTKRLAQTKL; encoded by the coding sequence ATGACCGAGCTATCTAACGAGCTTTTCCAAACTTTCAATAAGGTGATTCACCATTATCGCCATTATTATGGCATGCAATTTTCATCCGATCATCGCTCAGTCAGCCAAATTCGCATTCTAAAACGCCTTAATATCGAAAACGGACAAATGCAGGGAGCCCTCGCCGAAAGTCTCGATATTCGGCCTTCATCCCTAACCGAATGCTTGCACAAATTAGAGTCTAAACACTACATTAATCGGCGGCCCGATCATCATGATCGGCGAATCACCCACGTCTTCATTACAGCGGCGGGTCGAGCGGTTTTAAAAGAAGCCCTCGATGGTCGCAATGAATTTACGGAGACTTTATTCGGTAGCCTAACCCCCGACGAACAACAAGCGCTCAACGAACTTCTAAATAAATTAGAAGATACGTTAGCCGACACACAACATTTTGACTTTATGGCTGAATTCACTAAACGCCTCGCCCAAACCAAACTATAA
- a CDS encoding thiol peroxidase: MQITRHDQPLDTIGTPPAVGTQLPQFDLKNAAGETVTSAQLLGKRTLISVVPDIETRVCSIQTKHFNQAVDQFEDVHFYTISTNTIEQQNNWCAAEGVKNMQLLSDEALSFGKAMQLYVPSNNTLQRSIFILEADGTISYTELIIEQTDEPDYAAALNFLKAAQ, translated from the coding sequence ATGCAAATCACAAGACATGATCAACCACTCGATACAATCGGCACACCACCAGCCGTCGGCACACAGTTACCCCAATTTGACCTTAAAAATGCCGCTGGCGAAACGGTGACTTCTGCGCAATTGCTCGGTAAACGGACTTTAATTAGCGTCGTGCCAGACATTGAAACCCGTGTTTGCAGCATTCAAACAAAGCATTTTAACCAAGCCGTCGATCAATTCGAAGACGTCCATTTCTACACAATTTCAACAAACACCATCGAACAACAAAATAACTGGTGCGCTGCAGAAGGCGTTAAGAACATGCAACTCCTTTCTGATGAGGCACTCAGTTTCGGGAAAGCAATGCAACTCTACGTTCCAAGCAACAACACGCTTCAACGCTCAATCTTTATTTTGGAAGCAGATGGTACAATTAGCTACACCGAATTAATTATCGAACAAACAGACGAACCAGATTATGCAGCTGCATTAAATTTCTTAAAGGCAGCTCAATAA